One window of Pelmatolapia mariae isolate MD_Pm_ZW linkage group LG18, Pm_UMD_F_2, whole genome shotgun sequence genomic DNA carries:
- the LOC134616729 gene encoding 3-keto-steroid reductase/17-beta-hydroxysteroid dehydrogenase 7-like isoform X1 — MEKVVIVTGANSGIGLALCERLLTEDTQLRLCLACRNMQRAEAARSALLTSHTGAHVDLLQLDVGSVESVLDGAKVVKSRYNRIDFLYLNAGIMPNPQVDIRAFFKGLFSRNVINMFATAEGLLTQQDRLNSDGLQEVFATNLFGHFVLIRELEPLLCQTGHTSRVVWTSSSNARRSAFSIDDIQHRKGTEPYSSSKYASDMLSVALNRRMNGQGLFSSVVCPGLVMTNLTYGILPSSFWTLIMPIMWLIRIFTNTFTLTPYNGAEALHWLFLQKPESLDPRAKYHSLTSGLGTNYTEPRQMDIDGETADVLFSKLLELEKGVRRKLCERNADNEAHQRYLNEIE, encoded by the exons CGGCATCGGCTTGGCTTTGTGTGAAAGGCTTCTCACGGAGGACACACAGCTCCGGCTGTGTCTGGCCTGCAGGAACATGCAGCGGGCAGAGGCCGCCCGCAGCGCCCTCCTCACTTCTCACACCGGTGCCCATGTGGACTTACTACAGCTCGACGTGGGCTCTGTGGAGTCAGTGCTCGACGGTGCTAAGGTGGTCAAGTCCAG ATACAACAGAATTGACTTTCTCTATCTAAATGCTGGAATTATGCCCAATCCACAAGTGGACATCAGAGCTTTTTTTAAGGGTTTATTTTCCAG AAATGTCATCAACATGTTTGCAACAGCAGAGGGTCTCTTGACTCAACAAGACCGCCTCAACTCAGATGGCCTACAGGAAGTTTTTGCCACTAACCTGTTTGGTCATTTTGTCCTG ATCCGGGAGCTGGAGCCTCTGCTGTGTCAGACAGGTCATACGTCCAGGGTAGTGTGGACCTCTTCGAGTAATGCCCGCCGGTCTGCCTTCAGCATTGATGACATTCAGCACAGAAAAGGGACGGAGCCCTACAGCTCCTCCAAATACGCTTCAGACATGCTCAGCGTGGCTCTTAACAGGCGCATGAACGGCCAG GGTCTGTTCTCGTCAGTAGTCTGCCCAGGACTGGTGATGACTAATTTGACCTATGGTatcctcccctcctccttctGGACTCTAATCATGCCCATCATGTGGTTG ATTAGGATCTTCACCAACACTTTCACCCTTACACCGTACAATGGAGCAGAGGCACTG CACTGGCTGTTTCTGCAAAAGCCAGAATCTCTGGATCCCAGAGCAAAGTATCACAGTTTAACATCAGGGCTTGGGACAAACTACACCGAGCCTCGACAG ATGGACATTGATGGTGAAACGGCTGACGTCCTCTTTTCAAAACTTCTCGAACTTGAGAAAGGGGTCAGAAGGAAACTGTGTGAGAGAAATGCTGACAATGAAGCTCATCAGCGGTACCTCAATGAGATAGAGTAA
- the LOC134616729 gene encoding 3-keto-steroid reductase/17-beta-hydroxysteroid dehydrogenase 7-like isoform X2: protein MQRAEAARSALLTSHTGAHVDLLQLDVGSVESVLDGAKVVKSRYNRIDFLYLNAGIMPNPQVDIRAFFKGLFSRNVINMFATAEGLLTQQDRLNSDGLQEVFATNLFGHFVLIRELEPLLCQTGHTSRVVWTSSSNARRSAFSIDDIQHRKGTEPYSSSKYASDMLSVALNRRMNGQGLFSSVVCPGLVMTNLTYGILPSSFWTLIMPIMWLIRIFTNTFTLTPYNGAEALHWLFLQKPESLDPRAKYHSLTSGLGTNYTEPRQMDIDGETADVLFSKLLELEKGVRRKLCERNADNEAHQRYLNEIE, encoded by the exons ATGCAGCGGGCAGAGGCCGCCCGCAGCGCCCTCCTCACTTCTCACACCGGTGCCCATGTGGACTTACTACAGCTCGACGTGGGCTCTGTGGAGTCAGTGCTCGACGGTGCTAAGGTGGTCAAGTCCAG ATACAACAGAATTGACTTTCTCTATCTAAATGCTGGAATTATGCCCAATCCACAAGTGGACATCAGAGCTTTTTTTAAGGGTTTATTTTCCAG AAATGTCATCAACATGTTTGCAACAGCAGAGGGTCTCTTGACTCAACAAGACCGCCTCAACTCAGATGGCCTACAGGAAGTTTTTGCCACTAACCTGTTTGGTCATTTTGTCCTG ATCCGGGAGCTGGAGCCTCTGCTGTGTCAGACAGGTCATACGTCCAGGGTAGTGTGGACCTCTTCGAGTAATGCCCGCCGGTCTGCCTTCAGCATTGATGACATTCAGCACAGAAAAGGGACGGAGCCCTACAGCTCCTCCAAATACGCTTCAGACATGCTCAGCGTGGCTCTTAACAGGCGCATGAACGGCCAG GGTCTGTTCTCGTCAGTAGTCTGCCCAGGACTGGTGATGACTAATTTGACCTATGGTatcctcccctcctccttctGGACTCTAATCATGCCCATCATGTGGTTG ATTAGGATCTTCACCAACACTTTCACCCTTACACCGTACAATGGAGCAGAGGCACTG CACTGGCTGTTTCTGCAAAAGCCAGAATCTCTGGATCCCAGAGCAAAGTATCACAGTTTAACATCAGGGCTTGGGACAAACTACACCGAGCCTCGACAG ATGGACATTGATGGTGAAACGGCTGACGTCCTCTTTTCAAAACTTCTCGAACTTGAGAAAGGGGTCAGAAGGAAACTGTGTGAGAGAAATGCTGACAATGAAGCTCATCAGCGGTACCTCAATGAGATAGAGTAA